A stretch of DNA from Pseudorca crassidens isolate mPseCra1 chromosome X, mPseCra1.hap1, whole genome shotgun sequence:
CTGTTGACacctttctaaaaaataaagcaatacctgcacattatataaaaattaagtagAATTAAGTAGAAAATAGAAATACTAAGTAGGAAGTAGAATTTCCCTTCACCCTGCCCCAGTCAGTTTCCTAAAAGGTAATCGTTGTTACAAGTTCAAAAATTGCCTTTTGCTGTGTCTCACATCTAATGGTGGAACAGAGTATTGATATAATGGTGATGTGCCGACCTTGGAATCAGTTCATAAAACCGGATTtcactttgatttaaaaatttcccacCACAGAAGGCTAATAGTGACCAAGTTGTTCCCTGTGTTCTGAATAGCTACTTCTCCATGCTAGGGAATTCAATAGCAAATAGGTACCCATTGGGCCAGGGAGGAGTATTCTTATCTTACAGAATCAAAAGTACacatctttccttttccttactTCTATTTGGTACAGGTGCCTCAGGCTGggaacagagaaacaaaactgGGATTTATGAACAGAAGACAAGAGATCCGGCTGCAAACAGAGATGCCGCTGAGAGCCAGGGCTACCCATTTCTAGCGGCATACAGAAGACAGTGTGGAAGGAGAGGCTCAAGTACTTTGGAAAGAAGTGAGCATGAATCCAAAGGAAGAAGCTTTAAAGCATCCAGTCTAGCACTTGACCTAGGTAATGGAGCTTGGTTCCCACCTGCCGGTAAGACTGCCAGGGACTTCCGTTCCTGGAACCTGCCCTTGGTGAAGCAAGTCATGGAGCAGCCCCCGACGGCACGAACAGAAAGCGCTACTCCTCAGGAGCTGCTTTCAGATAAAGATGACATGAGAAGGAGCAATGCCGGTATAGATTTTGAACGCAGAAAAGCACCAGCATCACAGCCCATACCTGGAGACATGGAAGAGTCCACGGTTAGTGGTGAGGATGGGGCTTCTGGAGCCGAGAAGACAGAAGCCAGAGCCGCTCTTTTACCCGTGGTGGGAAGCCCTTCTACAACCCGAGATATTTTCTCAGCGTTTACGGATCCTTCTGATAGCCAGTCAGAAGAGGAAGAAGCGTCCATCTTTGATTTGAAAAGTGTCCAATTTAAAATGAAGTCAGCTCAAGATACCTACAAAGAAAAGTCTCCTGGAAACGTTCTCCAGGCCTTTACCGCAAGCACTTCAGATAGCTTGCTGAGAGCTTCGGTAGAGGGAGGTATTTCTgcagagaggctgcctcccaGAAGCCTTTCCCTGTCCTCGGGGGAGCTGAAAGCTGAAGCCATTGCCGCAGAGGGTACTTTAGAGGCTGACAGTGGTTCTGAGCAGCAGCTGGCTCTTGGATATCTTTTCCAGCCCTCCAAGAAGCACAGAAACGAACAAGAAGACTTCCCAGAATCAGAAAGTTCAGCTGCGGGAGTGAGCGGTCCTGAGCAGCAGCAGGTTCCTAGGCGGTGGGCTCCTAGATATTCTTCCCGTGCCTCGGGGAAGCCAGAAGTGGAAGCCGTCTTTTCGTGTTACGAGAGTGCTTCCAAAGAGGGGAGTGGCTTTGGGCAGCAGCGGGCTCCCAGGCACTCTCTCCAGCCTTTGAGGAAGTCCAAAGATGGCCAAGAAGTCTTTGCAGAATCCGGTTTTGCTGTGCAAATGACCGGTTCTGATGAGCAGCTGGCTCCCAGATGCGCTTCCCAGACTTTGGGGAGGCCCAAAGACCAAAAAGATGTCTCCTGGGCTTCAAAGAACGTACCTGGAGTGTGGGGTGCTTCTGTGCAGCAGATGCCTCCCAGGCGCCCTTTCCAGTCCTGGGTGGGCCCTACATCCGAGCAACAAGCCTCTGCAGGTCCAGAGAGCGCTGCTGTGGAGTGGGGCTTTTCCACGGAGGCGCGGCCTCCCAGAGTGACTTCTCAGGCCCAGAGGAGACCAGTAGTGAAACAACCAATCTCTGCAGGTCCAGAGAGTGTCGACACTGAAGGGGATGCTTCTACCAAGCTGCTGCCTTCCAAACATTCCCAGGCCACTGTGAGACCTAAACTCCAGCAAATGTCAAGTTATGAGGGTGCTGCTGTTGAGGTGGGCATTTCTGGGGGGTCACTGCCTCCCAAATATCCTGCCCAGAGGGTTAACAAGTTTAAAGTTGAGGAAATGTCCTCACGTCTAGAGAGCATGGCAGTTGAAGAAGGCATATCTAAGGAATCGGTGCTTCCCAATCATCTTTTCCAGTTGTTCATGAAGTTTATGGTACAGCATATCTTTTCAGAGATCCCTTCTACTGAGGAGGGAATCCATGTGGATCCTCTGTTTTCAAATCAACCTTCCAAACCCTTGTCGAGGCCTGAAGTCGA
This window harbors:
- the KIAA1210 gene encoding LOW QUALITY PROTEIN: acrosomal protein KIAA1210 homolog (The sequence of the model RefSeq protein was modified relative to this genomic sequence to represent the inferred CDS: substituted 1 base at 1 genomic stop codon); translation: MEVLESSDEGKEKSKFKGFKRFFGKKKKKEPEDAQGKRNLKPNLSSDSTNISSVKPVCEGRQTKPRAKSSMGNKVLSHDSIFMLKSESERSGSRICPSPEVQRGRQLQIPPRHPRQASISSPLIQSDTVTEEFEEISVADESLKSPRKKGLSHTILTLKKAKPKQAKPRLPLASEEEKSTTEGKEADQKRPKKDSIGASGWEQRNKTGIYEQKTRDPAANRDAAESQGYPFLAAYRRQCGRRGSSTLERSEHESKGRSFKASSLALDLGNGAWFPPAGKTARDFRSWNLPLVKQVMEQPPTARTESATPQELLSDKDDMRRSNAGIDFERRKAPASQPIPGDMEESTVSGEDGASGAEKTEARAALLPVVGSPSTTRDIFSAFTDPSDSQSEEEEASIFDLKSVQFKMKSAQDTYKEKSPGNVLQAFTASTSDSLLRASVEGGISAERLPPRSLSLSSGELKAEAIAAEGTLEADSGSEQQLALGYLFQPSKKHRNEQEDFPESESSAAGVSGPEQQQVPRRWAPRYSSRASGKPEVEAVFSCYESASKEGSGFGQQRAPRHSLQPLRKSKDGQEVFAESGFAVQMTGSDEQLAPRCASQTLGRPKDQKDVSWASKNVPGVWGASVQQMPPRRPFQSWVGPTSEQQASAGPESAAVEWGFSTEARPPRVTSQAQRRPVVKQPISAGPESVDTEGDASTKLLPSKHSQATVRPKLQQMSSYEGAAVEVGISGGSLPPKYPAQRVNKFKVEEMSSRLESMAVEEGISKESVLPNHLFQLFMKFMVQHIFSEIPSTEEGIHVDPLFSNQPSKPLSRPEVEHQVFSGYEGTDVEGGIFLKQLPAKSPLPCLGRPEGLQEVFSRSESTPVKCSSSKEQPPCRHPGQAEDEAEFQPQTFATGPVSATVEWRGSEEHLPPRHPFQAPAAPEHQQQVYSSPMRAAAEGSMLESDPSCWSLPRDPASANKTKKHSQDSEDLTKNVPIPATKTVTFTDAPVWQTSTSWGTYSKEEVLESGDQGNRHSNLSTNRAVVENIFGVQLRKTSSSXKYKGEKRDFTKLPSVSQRGKAPGRQSDHATSEPAWITMINQRQESLQANIPVKEPETKNRAGAEAETKEPRYGRTGLADENQPRSVFTSDVNRQEKMALKPPKSTRAVGFEDEKIFQVPSTEEETRRFSTLPAVLQQPAEPAEPDEPVWFSLAKKKAKAWSRVEEATQ